The Nymphaea colorata isolate Beijing-Zhang1983 chromosome 11, ASM883128v2, whole genome shotgun sequence genome includes the window AAGAAAGTGAGTGATATTGAAATATTGTGAATCTACTATAGAAAAAACGAAGTTACTGAAACCTTTAGGACATACATGAAAAGGGAGAATGAATTAGTTTATTTCAGGAGATGAATGGAAAGAAATATCAACTGCCCAACTGAAAAGCCAACTCGGGAACATAGACAAATTGGCAGCAAACGTTCAAATTCTGAATGTATGCGCATAGTGATGTTTCAACACATCGAACAAGCATTCGCAAGTGATGTTTTATTTTGGTAATGAGAAACTTATGAGCGACAAGAATATGCAAATGCTTACCTGGATCGATCCCATCCGTGTTGGGAGCATCATGTACAGGAGCCAAAATTGTGACCCCTGAGATGTTTACGTTCTTGCAGTCAAAGGGATGCAGAGTCCAAAAAGGCGAATTTTGCAGAGTGATATTTGAGATCCTTATGTCAGTTGACCACATAATCTGGATAAGAGGACCCCTAGTATGATTGAGAAGTTTTTGCCGGTACTTCCGCCACCATACATGGCCCTGTCCATCAATCGTGCCATTTTGGCCTGTTCAAGCAAAGGAACATAACATATCAGGGCATTTTATCTCCAAATGAAATGCTGCCgtcaaaaagaaagggaagtaCAAGATTACAAGCTCTATTTGGCCATGACAGAAACAATTGCTGCTGTAGAATATTAGAGCTAATAAAACTTAAATATGTTGCATATGCTCCTCATGCTAGTCATTGCTACTTACGTTCATGCTGCATTGGAAAATTCCTCGTGATCATTTGGCTGCTTCGCAAAGTGAACGATCGATGTTTCCAGTTTAACtggaaatgaataaaaattcgTTTTTATTGCATAACGGTAATTTAGGTGATGTTTGGTTATGTCAGATCTATCTGATCTTAGGACACATTTTTAAATGCAAGAACTTGACAGTGTGAACTTAAACATGCATCTTAAGTTTGAATTGAGATATTTAATTTGATAAACTTGAATTTTGGTGTGGGTATCTTGCCATCTCATCTCTATGGATTTAAGTCGTTGGCTCTCAACAGACACCCTTACTCTTTTCAAAGCTGCGTTGATGTTTTAAATTTAGAAGTAAATGAAATTCAGAAGCATAAGCAAACTCACTGAGAGGTTCTTGAGCCTTAGACTGCACCGAATTTTGAATTGTTAATTACTGTTATATCAAACAAGCGAAATACTACCCGGAGGTAGGCTTCCTTGTGATGAAAGTACTCCAGATGTTCACGACCATCACCCATTTTCCGACAAGAAAATATGTAACGATGCAAATTAATGCAGACCAAAGCATTTTGGCCTTCACTCAAATAGATACCATCATCAGATGAGCTTGTTGACCTCTAACCTACCAACAAATGTGGTGCGCAAAGATAGAATGATCGTAAAAGCTTAAAACCACTATAAAGAAACGCTTGACCTGTTATTTCGACATCCTTGAGATTTTGGCCATGGATCAAACTGCCGTATCGAGGTCCAGGATGCTCCCTCCCATATCCATATGATGGCAATGCGGGCATCAGCGGCCAGAGCTCTTCATCCTACAACATCAAATATCCTTGTAACACTTGTTTACCTCTGTATCCAGCCAAACAACCCATGAATAAATAAAACTCCAGAAGAGAAACTATCAAAAGGAAACAACCGCTGCATCCATAAGATTGACCAGTTCTTTTAAAAAGTTGCTATCCAGCGATATGGCACGACGAGTCTACTCTACCTACAATTTACCAAAACTGATTGGATAAAGGTAAACCAAGGAGATGCAAATATGCCCTCAACCGAAGGAGAAAGATCAGCCCATAGCTCGTGAGTCGTGAAGGGATGTACGACCGAGAACAAGTTAAAAGATAACTTAGAAAGTTAGAAGTCCAAGGCTTCAAGCAACGGACGAGTTGTGCAACGACAGGAAATAgtcctcttcctttttgtttttcttttgataatcGTTAGTGGAGCTTCCAAGAAGTGATCAACAGATGGACGAGGTATTGATGGGATAgtgatggaaaaggaaaattttattaaagcACCCTTGATTAGCATTaacaagaacaataaaaaaaccatATGAAAGACAAatagttcttttgaaaattaaacaGAACAACAGTACCTTAGGTGTATATGCTATATTAGGATTTCCTGGCGGAAGACGGCTGTAGTTCAAGCAAATGAACAAAACCGAACCAtggatggaaaagaaaatttatccAAAGAGACCATtgtaattttatgattttcttttctctttttttttttttttggttgttgtttTGGGGTGGAGGGGGTTGGTGAGGGGCGCAGAGAGTTCTGTATGTGCAAGTTATTATATGCTAATTAACATTAGCTGACGTCTGCACACACAATCTTTTTCTTCCCAAAATTACCAGAACGCCATAAGCACGTGATTGTTGAGCGACAAACCAGATCATTGTCccaatttttttatggaaataAAGGTGCGGAATCCTCAAACCAGAAGGCCCAGAACACAACCGCGCCGTGTGTCTGAATAGCTGTAACACGCGGGCACAGATTTCTTTCCTTGCAACTGAAAGGTTTTCTACGTCAGTATTGAAAAGCTATTTTCAACTAACttatttaaataaacaaaatcatcAGAAGTATTAGGTGTCATTTTACTCGCTTACGACCACATGTTTCAATAGAGATGCTGATTTAACTACAGAGCTAAGGATTTGAGGACGATAGTAACGAGAAAAAGGGACAAGGATGCAGCCACCATCAACTTCAGCAGCATAGCCAACAAGCAACCCAAAAATCCGTTCCCATGGATGATAAGATTATAATGGGATCGGAGATTATGAAAGATTCCCATGAACAACTAGTAGAATTGATGTAGAGGCACATGGTAAGGATGACGACGACAACGAGGTGACATGAAATAGCCATATCCGGGACTACACAGAAGTCAAAATCGATAAAGATGATAGAAAGGTATCGAACATGTGGAACACAGGAAAACGAACCTCAGTAATGATACGACAACGAAGACAATGGCGATTATTATAAATTAATGCATACCTCGATCCCCAGAATTACCGCATCCGCAGCTAGGAACAGCGTCATATGACTGGTCAGGTTGAAGGGCGCCGTGAGCCAGACACCAGCAGGGACAGTCAGCTGGGCCCCGCCCCATCTGGAGTGCTTCGCAATCTCCGCCACCGCCCTCTCAAACGCCGCAGTGTTCACCGTCAGCCCGTCCCCGACTGCCCCAAAGTCCTCCAAGTTGAACACTCTGTACCGAACGCCAGGCGCCGACTGGAATCCCCCGGCGGTCGCCCACAGGAAAACCCGCAGCCCGTCTCCCGCGCCCCGCTGCCAGAAGAATACCGACGCGAACCCGACGATCCATAAGACCAGGAGGACGGAGCAGTAGCGGGACGCAAGGAAGGAAACGGAGGCAGCCGAGATCCGGCGGTGAAGCTCCGACTTGCCCCGTTGCAAGCCTGGAAAACCGGCCCCGTCCGTCATTTCCGTTGACTGCGTTCTAGCTGCGAACCGGAACAACACAGATCGCCGCGTGCAGAGAGAATCGACGAGATCCGGAAATGTTGAGCCGGCAATCCGATCAAAAGTGGCGGGGAAACCAGTAACAGCGCTAGCGGTTCCCCATCATCATCCTCCCCTTCGTTTTCTTCTTATGCTtcctctgctgctgctgcttcttcttcttcctcctcatctTCGAGGACGAGTCTGTAAGGTTTTATTGGATTGGATTGGTTGaggagaaagggaaagagagaaagggaaaggtTCAATGGCGACGCGGTGGAGGCGTGGGCTCGAAGGGAGAAGATATAACGTCTCCCTCTCACAGAGAGGGTGGTTGGGACTTTGGTTTGGGGCGGGAAAGCACGATAATTTCTGCGGTTACGGTTAAAACCCCATAACTTCGAAATTATCGGCTGATGAAATCGCGATATTATCTTTTCTTTACAGCTGCTTTCCCTGCTGCAACCCCACGTGTTTATAACGTTTACAAactttatgttttctttcatacattTTAGTGGTTTTGACCTTgctctgatattttttttttatattttcattggaaaaaaattttataGGTAAATTAATGTTACCTATATGCTTAATTGAAGATATTAAATTTATTGTTCATGTATGGcaatgttttttcttaaaagccaaaaaaaagggaaagcttAAAGGAAATCTCGATAGTGATATTCGTTAAATTGCTTAGGCGATGGGAAATGTTTACTTATTCATTCAAAACAAGGCACCTCATACTTGCCTCGAGATGATCATACATAAGAAGCTACGTGACGAACAATTCTTGTGAATTTCAATATATTAGTAACTGATCGACATATTTCTTACTATGATAGTGAAAAAATTgcatacctatatatatatatatatatgaagtcaTCTTGAGCTTCATCTATACAATGGTCTGCAATGCTGCAATgctgataatgaaaaaattacatatatatatatatatatatataaggagagagagagagagagagaaaagaacaCTAACATGATGTATGCCGGAAGCTAGTAACAGAGAAGAGTCCGATTGTGCGAAGTTCGCTTCGAAGTCTCTTTCTGTTACCTTGAGAAAGCAGATCTTGTGTTTGGTTTGCGTGTCACGTAGAAAAACTCTTATTCTCAtctgcaatttttcttttacaagCATGGGGGCGTCGAAAAGCTCAGATCTAGGAAGATTTAAAACTGCAAGTTCAACCAGAAGattggaaggaaagaaaaagactttCAGAAAGTCgatcaaatatgatttttataaagGCATTGCACGCTTTCACTTTCTTCCTCAATATGCCTCCCTGCTGGAAAAGAGTTGGTAGAATTTTAACCTGTAAAAGCCTGTCAAAATTACTGCAACCTTCTTCTGGCTTGCATTAGCCGCAAGCAACAACTATTTAACAATGAATGGTTGGATGGAGACTCAAGTTCTTCCTTTAAATTCATCGTTACTGTATAGTTTCTGAACTTTCTGTTGTGGGTATTATTTGTATGCACTTCTGGTGCTGGGAAAAGTCATACTCTCATTGATAGTAAACAACTAAACAGATAAAATAAATGCATGAAACCAACcgtgataaaaaaaattttgaattgttaTACTCATCGAGGTTATTGTGGTTTCCAGCAAAAGTTTTGAATTGTTATAGgagtaaggaaaaaaaaaaaaaagaggaaaatataTACTTGTTTGTTGGCACTCCGCTATATACATCATTTCATGGTTGGTAGCTCTGTGACAGCAACTTCCCTCCTCGATGACACCATTGCAGAAGGGTCTtaaccaatctctctctccctctctctctctctctctctctctctctctatatatatatatatatatatatatatatatatatatatacaacttcCCTCCTCGATGACACCATTACAGAAGGGTCTtaaccaatctctctctctctctctctctatatatatatatatatatatatatatatatatatacaacttcCCTCCTCGATGACACCATTGCAGAAGGGTCTTAACCAATCTTtctatctcactctctctctctctctctaactctctatctctctctaactatatatatatatatcatcacttcaaaaaaaatgaaaagttatgtTAATGCTAAACTaggttgaaaaatgaaatatgaatGGCAGTGATTAGATTTGAGTTTTGTGATTAAACACAATCAACTCGATGCAAATTCgtgaaaaatatttcaactaTTGCAATCTCCAGAAGCAGATCACCTACTGGAAAATTGTTCAGGAACTCACCTCCTAACTACTAAGTGTACACagcacatatttttttatgcCATGCGTCTTCAATCGGTTATAGGTTGGTGGCCAGTTTTATTTGAAGTTTGCTGagaaggaaagtcaatgaagcACCACCTTCTACCCTGTACATGACTGTTGAGATTTAAGACTAACCACCTAAAATCTTAAGGTTGATCCTTTTAGAATCCTTTATGCTCTGATTATGTGCAGTGGGTGTTCATTTGGTGCAAACATGCATGATACATTAATGAGAAATTTTTCAGATATAATacgcaaagttgtatatctcaggaGTATTATACGGTGAGAAATTTTTCAGATATAATACGCAAAGTTGTATAACTCAAGAATATCTTGAGAAAATCTcgacaaattttttaaagatttaaaCATTAAATAAATcctcaaaattataaaaaattaatcattaataaaaaaaggcaaagaaacGGGTATGATACAcaattttttcacgttttttattttctggagTTTCATTAAAAAACGCGCctaattgccgttttatacGGTTGACTTATTTCTCGTgcattatatgcatttttttctaataataCTCGTTTTATCGTAAACTAACTAAACATAAAAATTGTTGACAAACTATATGAAAGGAAACATAATAAAAGTTCTGCAAACAATTACAGGCATTGGGGAAACGACTGAAGGAACATGGATGAGAAAACTCGAACAACAAAGATGAGatcaagtgaaaaagaaaacaaaagagatcACTAACTGTATTAGACGGGACCCGTGAAAGGTATTCTCTTGAGTTCTTTTAGGTTGCCTTAACAATTCGACTGAGCATCAGAATTTGCTTTTCATTTGGCCAACAGCTTTATctgctttctctctttttcctttctcactGATTTCATCACAAGGTTCGCATGCAACTTAGGTTAAATAGAAAGAATATGGAACCATGGAGACAAATTGATTTCAGAAACTGATCTATTACGACATAGAACACCACATTTACAAAAGCTTACTTATTTTGAACGCCATACTAtaaaaactttatatatatatatatatatatatatatatatatatatattacttatatttgtatatattaagttatattACAAATATACTTTTTATTGTAATTGAACTGGACCGGACCAAATCATATGTGCACGAGTAAATTGGGAGAGAACAATCAAGAACAAGTTTAAAATGCGTTTGTTGAGATTTTTCTACTTAGGTAAGCTATATATTTTAAGAGCAAAGTAAGATTTCCCCTCACTAATAACAAGACTTAAAGCTATTCTCAATTCACTTGATCAATTAAAGAggggccttttttttttttctctcatgatAGTAAACGGTATTTTAGAAATATACGTACCGGAAAATGAATTATGGAGTTGATTTGGGACTATCATCTCGCAAATATCAGAACCAGTACTATAATCCAATCCAAGATCCAtaaaccagatccaaaatccgaACCACGCAAAAAGGTGGGACCCACTCCTGGATGAGCCCCGGTCCTCAACGCGAGCTAAATTTCCCTCCTATCTTCACGTTTGACTTTTTCAGCAGGCAAAACTCAGCCTCTTCATTTTGCGACCCATTTTTAGCCCCAGAAACAACCAACAACAAACAGCACAATTTTCACAAGCTcttctctaaaaaaaaatttgaaaaaataggaacaaattttttgaaaaaaaaaacttaaaaaattatgaaaatatgaaaacacgATGAAATTATAGAAGcaaaatccaaaaagaaaaaaatggacaaaaattaaggaaaaacgagaagaaacagagagaggCTTTCCCTTCTTGAGAGAGCAGCGGCCATTGTTATTTTCTGGGGAAGAATTCTAAGAAGACAATGGCCGCTGCCCCCACCCTCCTCatccccctcttcctcctccaccacctcctcttcctccaGCCGGACTCCGTTTCTGCACTGTCGGAAGCCGACGCCCTCCTCCAGCTGAAGAAGTCCATCCAGAACCCCGAGGCGCTATCCTCGTGGACGGCAGGCGCCGACCCCTGTACCTCCCACTGGCGGGGAGTCATCTGCTTCAATGGAGTCATCACGGGGCTGCACCTCGGCGGCATCGGCCTCGCTGGCACCATCGACGTCGAGGCCCTCCGCCAGTTGCCTGGACTGCGATCTGTTAGCTTCCAATCCAACAACTTTTCCGGGCCCTTCCCTAACGTCGGTAGCATCCGCAGCCTCAAATCCATCTTCCTCCAAAACAACGGCTTCTCCGGCGATATCCCGGCCGACGCCTTCGCCGCAATGACCTTCCTCAAGAAGCTCTGGCTCTCCGGCAACAACTTCACCGGCGCCATTCCCAGCTCCTTGACCTCGCTCCCCCACCTCATTGAGCTCCGCCTCGAGAACAACGCGTTCTCCGGGAACATTCCGGACTTCCGTCAATCCTCCCTTAAATCCTTCAACGTGTCAAACAACCGCCTGGAGGGGGATATTCCGTCCGAACTGCAGAGATTCGACACGAGTTGCTTCAATGGTAATTTGGGCGTCAGGCGCGACGCCGCTCAGAATGGAGGAGCGGTCGTTTCCCCAACCCTGCCCAGTCCCAGCAACAAGGGAAAAGTGGTGGTGATAGCAGTGATGTTGGTCGTGTTATGCATTTCTCTAATGGCGGCGACGTTGCAGCGCCCCAAAGAAAGCACGAAGTCGCAGAGCAGGGAAGTTTTCTCTCCGTCGCAGTCGACCAAGTCAAAGAGGCCGCTCCCGACCTTGTCGATAAGCGGAACGGATCTTATCTTCGTGAAGGACGAGCAGGTGGTTTTCGCGCTTATGGACCTGATGAGGGCCGCCGCGGAGGTTCTCGGCAGCGACGAGCTGGGGTCCTCCTACAAGGCGGTGATCGCCAGCGGAAGAACGGTGGTGGTGAAGAGGATGAAGGAGATGAACCAAGAAGGCAAGGAAGGGTTCCACGCCAAGATGTGCCGCCTCGGAAAGATTCAGCACCGCAACGTTCTGCCTCCGGTGGCGTACCACTACCGGCGAGAGGAGAAGCTCTTGGTGTATGACTATGCCACCGAAGGCAACCTGCTACTTCTCTTGCATggtgagaaagaaaataaactatcAACGCCATTCCTCGATTCATTCTCATACCAACTGCATTTATATCGAAGCTATTGACGTGTGCTGATATACTTTTTCCGGCAGGCGACCGTGGCCCAGACCGGCCGATCCTGGAATGGCCGACGCGAATAAGAATTGCTCAAGGGATCACCCGCGGGCTCGCCCATCTCCACAAAGAGCTCGGCGACATGGACCTTCCCCACGGCAACCTGAAATCGACGAACGTGCTGTTCGGAGAGGACTGCGAACCCCTCATAGCCGACTTTGGCTTCTCGGCTTTGATCAATCCCACGCTTGCGTCTCAAAACATGGTCGCCTACAGGTCGCCGGAGTACACGAAGTCCCAGCAACTCTGTCACAAGTCCGACGTCTGGTGCCTCGGCATAATCCTCCTGGAGCTCGTCACGGGGAAGTTCCCGTCCCAGTATCTCAACCATGGCAAAGGCGGCATAGACCTACCCCAGTGGGTCAGGTCCGAGCTAGCCGATGGGCACGAGAAGGACATCTATGACCCGGAGATAGTCCAGGAGTTGAAGAGCATACCCAATGAAATGAGGCAGTTGCTGCACGTTGGGCTGGACTGCACCGAGCCGA containing:
- the LOC116264563 gene encoding pollen receptor-like kinase 6, which produces MAAAPTLLIPLFLLHHLLFLQPDSVSALSEADALLQLKKSIQNPEALSSWTAGADPCTSHWRGVICFNGVITGLHLGGIGLAGTIDVEALRQLPGLRSVSFQSNNFSGPFPNVGSIRSLKSIFLQNNGFSGDIPADAFAAMTFLKKLWLSGNNFTGAIPSSLTSLPHLIELRLENNAFSGNIPDFRQSSLKSFNVSNNRLEGDIPSELQRFDTSCFNGNLGVRRDAAQNGGAVVSPTLPSPSNKGKVVVIAVMLVVLCISLMAATLQRPKESTKSQSREVFSPSQSTKSKRPLPTLSISGTDLIFVKDEQVVFALMDLMRAAAEVLGSDELGSSYKAVIASGRTVVVKRMKEMNQEGKEGFHAKMCRLGKIQHRNVLPPVAYHYRREEKLLVYDYATEGNLLLLLHGDRGPDRPILEWPTRIRIAQGITRGLAHLHKELGDMDLPHGNLKSTNVLFGEDCEPLIADFGFSALINPTLASQNMVAYRSPEYTKSQQLCHKSDVWCLGIILLELVTGKFPSQYLNHGKGGIDLPQWVRSELADGHEKDIYDPEIVQELKSIPNEMRQLLHVGLDCTEPSLEKRPDMGTALKKIEDIKIDEEGAVVAPSLRGALSSSRANAPAVLSSRWSGKGSFSSLSSRHDTFAIS
- the LOC116264716 gene encoding probable polygalacturonase, which codes for MTDGAGFPGLQRGKSELHRRISAASVSFLASRYCSVLLVLWIVGFASVFFWQRGAGDGLRVFLWATAGGFQSAPGVRYRVFNLEDFGAVGDGLTVNTAAFERAVAEIAKHSRWGGAQLTVPAGVWLTAPFNLTSHMTLFLAADAVILGIEDEELWPLMPALPSYGYGREHPGPRYGSLIHGQNLKDVEITGQNGTIDGQGHVWWRKYRQKLLNHTRGPLIQIMWSTDIRISNITLQNSPFWTLHPFDCKNVNISGVTILAPVHDAPNTDGIDPDSCENVVIENCYISVGDDGIAIKSGWDQYGIAYNRSSTNIYIRNLVVRSMVSAGVSIGSEMSGGISNVSMENIHVWNSKRAIRIKTAPGRGGYVRHISYRNLTFDDVRVGILVKTDYNEHPDEDYDPKAFPVLENIHFTGVRGQSVRVPVRIQGSDDIPVKNVVFRDMYVGLQYKKKHIFQCSYVEGRVYGSIFPEPCENLDRYDEHGELVSRSVSPNATDIDYDF